The genome window ATATAATGACACAAACAAATCTTTCCCAGCAGCATTCTCCAGGGACTGCTTTAAAAGGTCTCGAAGCTCTTTCAATTCAGAGGATGTaagtaaaatcaaattcaaagcctgaaaagagaaaaaagagttTTGAGTCCAATGTATGACAATAAATATCCATTCTACCAACGTGGCTTGACACCTAAGGAGAAAGGTGAAAGCGTAAGGTAGAGAACAAGAAAACGAAAACATGTGCCACCTTGGCATAACCCCAATCACCTACTAAGTGGCTTGATTATACCACATTCGCTAAGCATTTTCAAAATCTAAGTTCTCATAAATGAAAAGTGGAAGGACCTGAACCATGATCGATGCAAAATCCAGGTCAGATTCTCCTTCTAGTATGGTAGAGAGTTCACGGTAGACCCTTTCAGCATTTAAAAGTACACAAAGACGGCGGATTATCAAAGCACCCCGCCTAACAAGACAAAATGATTTGTATAAGAAAAGATCAAGCATGCTCAAGTTTACAGTCCACAAAACATAATAAACGAACTAGCTAATCCACAAAGAAGGGttggaagaaaaggaaaatggtcACTCACTTTTCTAGAAGAGAATTATCAACCCGGAAATTGTGGACTAAAAAGACAACAAGCTGCCGGAAAAGTTTTGTGTCTTTAGCTATGCAAGCATGAATCTCAAGGACGAGGAGCACTACCTGTGAACAAGATCATAACTGCAATCAATTAGAAAGCCTGAATTCAAGAATGCAAAATGCAATTTTCCAAATAAAACATTCAGGTTGAAAATATTATCAtaaactttaaagtttgatGGGGCTTGAAATTTTTATTGGTAAGCAAAAAATCAGATGATACAATAAATGAAAAGAACTAGGACTCCcatgaaaataataaatgaataagataaattgtAGCAATGACATAAACAGAGATAAAAGATAAACAAAGACAATCCAAACCGATGGTCTAGCCTAAAATCAACAACAGACATTTAATACTTTTCCAACAATCAATAAGAATGAACAAAAAGAGGCATTCCTCAGAAGAAAGCAATCTCGTCTAtagaggggaaaaaaacccTCAACCAAACCCAAACATTTATGCAGCCAGATACATGCCATGAACGAGGACAGAAAATCTCAAACATGCTTATAAGTTATATccatgagcatatttccttggGCGCTCGAGTGGGTATTCTAGCTCCCTTATATTCTAACATGGAAAGTTATGTATGCTTAGCAGTTAAAATGATAAAGAATGAGACAAACATGTTATACTGCCTTGTACCATCAAGTACTTCAAATCCGCCCCCATGAAAACAGTCAATGTCTATCAGCTTGAAGACTGTCACTTGAATCTTAAGCATATTGACAATCAAagttaaattaaataattaccGGCATACCCTCAACTACTACTGCATTCAACTGATCAATTTCTTATTTAAATTATCTTACAGGCTCATGGCTAAAAATGATAACAActatttcattcattttttcacAGAGCctcaataataaaataatacagGATAGAATACCTGGAGAAATGAAGATACAGAGTTGGAAGAGAAAAGTTCTAAAGAAAATGTGGGATCGAGTTTTACGGCTAACAATATATACCATACGATAATTTGTGCAtgccaaaaaaaatacatatttgggctagaaaaagacaaaatagaACCAAATTCTCTAGCCCAATAGTTAAAAGGCTGAATCAAGTTCTAAATTCTTCAAACCATATTATTGGGGGAACTGATTCCTTATGCTTTCCATGGGAATTTAAAGGGTAGAGGAAGACGGGAAGGGCATGGAAAGGAAAAAATTTAACACACCCTTGTTTGGGAGTCTCACAAAGGGAAAGGAGTGGAATCGAGGATTTTAACAAATATCAATTGTTCTTGATTTTATTAAGTAGCATTATCAGGACAAAATTGAAATATACGTGTTAATAAAACTACTCCATTCCCACAAAAATTGGTGGGAACAATTCCGGAAGTAGGACGAGGAATGATTGTTTTTGTGTCACACCTACAATCCCCTTCAACCCTAATAGTAAAACTTCCAAGCATgggcttttttcctttttttttcttttttgagaaaGTAATCCTAAGAAATAAATAAACAGTTGATACTCTTCAGTGTCCAATCCTCTCTCTCAGCTCTTCAAATATTACCAGTTTGAAAAATTCATTTTTCTGCTTTTCATTTCCTTAATGATGATATTTTTCACGACCTCAATGTAATAGAACACCAAACAAAAAGCATATTCAAGGATCCCACAGAAAACAAATctccaacaaaaaatattgtacaTGAAAAGCAAATACCCGAAGATAAGAAATAAGGATATACAACAAGCAACAGTAACTAAGAATATtaacaaacatgaaaaataatttatgagatAAAGAATCAATAGCACAACTAGATAAAACGGGCAGCAATTGAAAGTATAAGCAGTAGTCACCAATACCTCATCAGAAGGATCTGATAGAGCTTTCAGAAGGgtatcaaatatgtcattcagAAAACATAAGACCTGTTTCaggtaaaaaaaagaagtaccAATCTTAACAGAAATCCAAATGAAAGAACATAAGCAAAGAGCACTACCAAGTTATTTTAGAATGGCCAAGCTAAGTACAAATCCCCACTTCCTTTCATGTAATACAGTACTGGATTagtacaccttttttttttttgagttacagTTGAAATATGCTTGCATTTTCCACCAGGTTGGGAAACTAAGGATGATTTCAATCGGAATGGAGTAGGTTGTAATCTTCACATACTATTGGATTTGAAGCAGCTTCAAGAAGTGAGATATCTAAACTAATAGATGGATTATGGCCACACAAACCACTGTAATGGGCTATCTACGTGGTGGCTCCTGCATGGCACCATTTAAGAGAGCAAGAACGGTGAGAAGAGGCTATGCATTGCAAGTGAAGGAGTCAAGTTGTTAACATTTATGCTCGCATGAAAAGGCCAAGAAATGCATATTGGTTTGAGAATTAGGACGTGATAGAATACTTATAATCCTTGATTCCTTGATTTTTCCTGTCATCCAACTTAGAGAACCATGTCCTTCATGAATACATACGGAGTAATACATGGATTGTCCTGAAATTCTATGTTTTCTACACCAAAATGGCCATGATAAACTATCAAGAGCACTTGGAAAAAGGAGAACAATATAAACATAATTGACAGCATGCCTAGCTTTCATGGACAAAAAGAAAAGTCAGTAAGAATcttgtcaaaagaaaaataattcaaattcaATCTCAAGCTCCTTGTTACCTCAGAACGATGTCTGTCTAAAAGGGTTGATATCCAGTGCAATGCCTCACTTCGAGTAGCCTCCCATTCGCTAGATAGTTGCCTGAACGATTTAAAAATCCAGTAATAACGGTTAAAATGATTTTTACATTATTTCTGAACATAATGATAAACTCATATAACAACCCTCTAAACCCCTGCTTCTACAGCTCCTTAGAAGCTGAAGTGCTTTGTGGTAacaaacttctaataacatttCAAACCTAGCCTTTCCCCAGTCAATAGAAACTACACCTCCTTGCAATAGCAAGAATCGCTCCAACATCAAATCCTTCTGCAGGATCCGCGTTGATTGCACGAAGTTCTTCATTAGTTTCACGAGCAACCTTATCcacagaaaagaaaatgcatttcATGGAAGTGCTTAGAGAACTGCAGATGTATTTATGCCAGGAAAGGTTAATTACTTACAACTctgattttctcttctttatcAGATATGCAGGGTAGAATAGCTCCCAGAATATCAGCATAATAAGGAACAAGTTGGTCCCCACCAAGTTTTACAAACTCATTTATCTGCACAGCCGAGCATTATAAGAAAATAAGGTCCCTCCAACTAAAATTCAAGGCAAGAAGAACTGGGTCCAGATTCCAAAACAGTTAGTCATTCTGTATACATGATGGCTAAAatatattgcacaaaaataacaaacagCCAGAGGCATTGCATAAGCTTCAAAGGCACTAACCCATGTGATAGCTGTTAGCCGAGTAAATTCATCAGGAGAACCTGCCCTCTGCACTAGAATTTCAGCCATGCGACCATAATCTACAGACTTCAAGAGTAGCACTGCCCGAGTCAGAAAATTACAAATGAACaaaagattttgtttttaagtCAGAACAGTACAGATAATTGATTACATTTATGAAGAAACTAGTCTAAATTGAAATCAATACATCTAGAATTAAATTCTTTATATGTTGGAGGGAAAATGCCAAGAAACAAAATTTCACAAGGCAAGTGATAACTGaagttaaaaacaaaataaaagctaTACATGAAACTTAAATTATCAAAAGCCTTACTGGGGAGTTTTTAATTTCTTGGAGAAACTCTGAAAGAGCAGAATCAGCTTGTTGCCTTATTTCATGGCTAGAATCGCTCAACATATTAAACAAACCTGAGAGTTTTCAGATTTTCATCAGTACTTAGAGTACAACAATAAACATCAAGGAAGAATATTGGATTCCAAGTTTTTCTACAAAGAGATGTGTATTATTTACCATCAAGGAAATCCGGAAGAAAACCCAGCATATCAATATCTGGAACACTGTCCAGTACAGTGATCCATCCAACTAAAAACTGTCGTACATATGGATTAAGAACATTCATACGCTCTCTCAACAAAGGTATAAATTCTTCAATGCTGACGAAGACAACAAAGGAAAACAATGagaacaagattttttttcttttttctttaccgAAAATACAGGAGTTACAAATATTGAAATGGAATGGAAAAGATGGCAAACCTGAACTGATCACTTTCCGTAACAATGTCCTGTTCCATCAGAGTAAAATAAGAATTGAGTTTACACAAAGCGAGATCCTATCAATCAAACAATTACATGGATATGCTTGTGCCAAAAAAAGTTATTGGGTAAACCAGAACATTTGCAGGGAAGAGCAATTTTTCACCTTTACAAGCCGATCTAAAAGATGAGCAGCACTTTGTACATTGGCATCTGAGTCTGCTGAGAGTTtacataaggcatcaaaaatctGGTTAAAGAATATGATAAAATCTCCCCTGACAACCTGAGCATCAACAAGAAACATGCATCAAACCTAATACAGTTACAAGAACgagaaagaaaactaaatctACTAAATTCCATCTTCACCTTTGCGATATTGTATAGAGCTTCACAAGCATAATAACGAACTCTACTATCTTGATCAGAAAAAGAACTAAGCACGGGCGGCACAATTTGCTGCCAAGAATCAGAAGCAAAGATAAGTTATCATTTCATATTATGAAGGgaagtaaaaaaggaaaaaaactcTAGCATTGAAACAAAATCTATAATTTCGAGATATACGGAACAAAactatgggaaaaaaaattgtatccTTCTGTTACTCTGCATAGAAAATGGTTCTAATCAAATCCACAATATCTGGCTGTTGCTTTTCAAACTAGAAAGTGGTGAAACATTATTGTGTCACATGACAGCTAAGATTCTGCATACATCCAATAAAACTAAGAACTTCAAGAATATAACCGAAGTAGCCTGTAGAACAAAATGGATGATATTGatccagaaaaaagaaaatgatccAAGAATCTCAATCTCATGGCAGATGGACTCCACTGCACATACACATAGGGGAACACATTCCGTCAACAAGTTACAAATGCACGTCCACAAAAAGATGGATGCCATAGAGATACCACAAAACTTGAACTTACTTGTAAATCAACCTTGATCATTCAACAAGGGAATTAGGAATTCTTCAGAACAGTGTGTCCCAGGACCAACCTTTCCAAAAAAAACTCAACTAAAACAGCAGGACCGGATtcagaaaaaaaattttgggtggTAGGAAAATAACTCTTAAGCATCACAAAGATAAGAAAGACGACACATTTTGGGGAGATGATAAAGATGAGCCTATTGGCAAATTCCTACTATTATTTTTGACATGAGCACATCAATTGAAGGATATACACCAGGACATGAGTAGAATGCCACATAAGATAAAATCTCTTGCACTCTTTCGGAATAAAACCAGTGTGTTAAATCTGGGAGTCCAAATGTAAGAAGGACCAACTTTGAAGAAAAATGGATCAACTGAAATATACATATAACTTAACTCCAGAAAATTTTAGAAACTTCCAAACCAGGCCAGACTGACCAGGAATCTCAAACCCTACAAGATTTTGGTATTGCAAAATCTAATTTCCTTTAAATCTCCTACTAGCTCTCCTACTAGCATGCGTAACACGTGCAAGTACCAAAACTGACACTAGAAACTAAAAATGAACTAGACTTGATTAATAAAGCGTGAAGAGTCACTCATCGGCAATATTTCAGAAGTCCATCGCTGGGCAAACTAAATCCCGTGTCATGTCAACGTTAATAGTGATTTACCACAAACAGCATCTTAACATGGAAACCAAATTAATACTCTTACAAAACACTGCTACAAGAAAAATAACCATACACCTTTCCATTAACAGCATCATGTGATTTGATAGGTGGTAAAAGGCTTCATTTGAACTGAAAGATTTTCCTGAGACATAGGTAGTTAGGATCACTAACCTCTAGATGTTGAGCTGCTTCAGAACTTAACCCAACCGTGGCAGCAGCTAGTCCTATCAATCCTCCCTACACGAAAATAAACTGAATTACGTTAATTATTCCAACTATAACAAATAGTTGATGGATTCATCGAAGAAAAAAACCAAATTCCCATCAATTTAATGAAGGACCAAACCTTGCGGTGATTAGCTTGTGGCGAGTAGGTGTAGTCATTCGTCAACAAAGTAATCACTGCTGAAATCTTCTCGTGATCCCCTGCCGACGCCAACTGCTTTACAATCCCCTCAACCTACAAAATCCAAACAAACTCAGATATTTCTAGAATCGCATAATTCACTATGAATCAAAATGAGCCTTAAATTTCAAACAGTTCCTCATGATTTAAACACGGACAGAGAGATTCAAACCTCGAGAGCTGCATTCTTGCGCTTCTCATAGAGCTTGTCGGCAAGGTTGCGGAGGACGGAGGCGGGAATCACGTAGTGCGCTTCCGCCATACTGGAACCGACACCcaactctctctctgtctctctctgaaGACTGATATTCCGACGTAAATTCGATTCCGATTACAATTCTCCGCAAATTTTCTCTAACCGAAACCAAATTCGTTTCCTGATCTTCTCCTCCTCAAGTCGGGAATATGACTTCTTATGGGTTTTTGGGCTCGAATTGAGATTTCTCGGCAGATCTGAGAAAACCGATAGAGAAATTGAACCAATAAACTTAAAAGTAGACCTAATTTTCCTTTCTAATCACACGGAGTTTCTTGTCTAGGGGCAATTGGGCAAACATTATCAGGGTCAGTGTGGTAAACATTTTTGTACAGTATTTATGCTAGCTTTTAGTATAAATGTTTTGTGCATGCCAAACGAGTATATCGGACATTTCAGTAGCATTTTGGTTCTCATTCTCGTATTGTCCCCAttattttagtgttattttcatAATACCCTTAAAAAGCCTTCCTCTTTCTTCCTCTACTTTCCTCctccttttttctcttcttctctctcttcacctctcttcctcttcctctccgGCCCAATTAGAATGACGACACCCTATAGATCGACATCTAGGGAAGCCATAATCGATGGCGGTGATAAGATTCCCCGAAGCCGCCGCATGTGGTCTTGCCATCGGTGACGGCCATTAGATTCGTCATGCCATTGGAAATCACATGAGTAGTAGAAGTTTTGGTTATCAAACACGGGAACATCTCCGATCACATATGTTCTCGATCGGGGAACTCCAGCCAAAGAATTACTCGAAATCCCAATCCCAAAATTAGGCCCCAAAGGGAGTGTTGTAGCCACGGATTACTCAACCCAAAGGGTGTTGTAGCCATATTTACTTTTAatctattaattaataaaattaattaattaatcttaaTATATGTAAGATTGGAatattgtttattatttatccttattttagatattatttatattttattttaaatatcaatTTACTTAAAagtaaatgcataatacccctgcacgtaatttgtcacaaaatgttatacaacataaatgttaccaacaaatgttgaaccaaacactaccaaccatttatgcagcatatctgctactaaaattgtctagcatttttactaccaccatttctgttaGCATATCTGCGTGGTGATTTTGAATTGATTTCTTAAGGGGTTGTTTCGGGATTTAAcattcattttgattttgataaaaACCTAAAAATGGAATGGTTTATACCCTAAAACTAAAAAAGGAAGATAAGAACGCATTTCccttttttatttgaataatcatattaattaaatgaaattgTATTTATGCTTGGGCCGAAAATAGCCTCCATACACCAATTGACACGTGGAGGAATGATATGCACACTTGTCAAAAAACAACCAACCTCCAACTGACACATGGTAAGGGCatgactttttatttttaatgttttttcattttatagATTTTTGTGATTATTGAATCTAGGGATAAGTTATTGAAAATCAGGAGtgtccaaaaaaataaatgtctGGATACTACAATTGAGGAAAGTGTTATCTTAGTGGTTTATCTTCTTTAAGACTAGTTTGTTAAGAGATAAACGAGATTTTAGCAGGATTATCTCAAAAAGATTTTAGCAGAATTATCTCAAAAGGAGTTCAGGAGAAGTAGGAGTTTGTTATCCCTATATTCGTGAATTCTCTCATGCACGTTTTCAATTGTTGCAAGACACTGGGAAGTCAATTTCACATTCGGCTTGCATCCCAAGGAAGAAGACATTTTTCCACAACCTTTCGTGCAGAAGCATCAATAGAATGGCTGATGTTAGTCATGTTCTCACAATTTCAAGCACGAAACCTGTAAATCTACAAGGTGTAGCACGTCACAATCTCCAAAAAGCCCTCATCCACCCTAAATAAGAAGCATGACCAAAGAGATGCTACCATCATCCACATTATCAGGAGAATATTGTGATTATGAAGACTACTAACCCAATCACTCAAGTAAACAACAAGAATGTGGTTTTCCTACAATCCTTACGATGTCTAATGACAGAGTCGTGAAGGAAATGCCAAAGAAATAGGAGAAGTAGTGTTATCATAATCATCAATTGCCACTAtgaaaggaagagaaagaagaatctATGGTACCCCACGTCAACCACAAACCCAACATCTTCAATCCTTTACTGCTTACTTAGGTAATGACTCTggtcacttatcttttcaattagcatggctCAGGCCAACTAATTTTAGATTTGCCCTTTTCCTTTCCAAAAGCCTCTACGCCAATGTCTttgatttagcttgtaaagcacgctcTGATACATCTCAAGATGTATttcttttcaatgaaattcttgatgcatTTCAAGAATGTGTTGTTTTCCATCTATATCCATTAGAAGTTCTTTCATTCCGGTGATAGTCTTCTGTCTACTATTTTTTCAAGATTGATGCTATACGAATGTTAAGTCCTTTTTTCCGAAAGGCAACCTTGAGGCGGCATCTTAGTGTTCTCTATCTACACACAATTCGTTTGGTGAAGAGGTATAATTTGGTGTAAACTATAAACTATTAAAACCTTTGGACTAACAGCAAGTCCTGGCATACCTGAACATACATCATCCATAGTTTCAACACTCTATTCCCAATAGCCGAATTTTGGATATCTTCTGTCTAGCAAAGAACACACCGAACAATTTATTGGCTTTTATTCCTGGTATTTAATGTTATATCTATGCTTATTTGTCTTTGATATAGTTTTTTTATGGATTAAGTAGAACGCCACATGCTCACAAACCTTTAAAACTTAACACCAACCAAATCACATGGTAATTATATTAGTACGAAACGAATAGAATGGCGCAGATGTTGGGTCCATACTACACTAAGAATATGTACTGATTATGTGCAAAATCAGACTAATTCTCGACTGCTCGGTTCTGCAGACATCTCAGTTGATGAGACTAGGAATCAGGAGATTGTTGTTCTATTTCTACACAAGTAGGGAATGTAAACTTTGGGGTCCCTGAGGTGTGCATTAGGGGGACACTCCGATGCTCAAGTTAGATCGGTAGACAATAAGGCTAGCGAGACAACTCAATATTTAGAAGCTTTATCTTTAGCTGGTAATGAATAGTGGAAAAAGTGAGATATTTACCTGAGTGGAGGTCTCCATTTTGTATGAATTTTGAGTTACTGATTACCCTTAATTGCGGGAGATGTTTTGTGGGTGAATCGCCCAAAGATCTCTTTTAGACCTCATTGTAGATCTTCTTCTTGATCGATGTTAAGTGCTCCTTGGTACCTCGAGGTGTTTTGGTCACTTGGGGGCCCTGGAGGTCATGCTTGTCAGATCGTACCGAGGAATAATGACCAAGGTGACATATGGGTTGATCGAGATGCTTCACAACCCAATCTTCTTTCCTTTATTCTGTATAGTGACACGAGGGTATTTTTGTATTATTACATGTCCCCTACTTTTTTATTACGGGTTATTTGATTCGTTGAGGTAAAATGGTGTCATTATTCCCCCTATTAATGTCGATGGTGCTTTGTCGAAAGATCATATCAATGGTCTTGATCGAGCAATCTGAGGGGGCGGGCTTCTCTAACCATAGATCTTATCTTGGAATTCACTACAAATAGTGAATaaatttttcccttttttactTTAAACAGCTCTCTGCCAGCTTACCGAGCAAGCATTCTTTCCTTTTACCGACCAAGCTTCAAGTAACTTTTAAGAACGTCTTCTTCCTCTATCACTTCTAGTTCCTCCAA of Tripterygium wilfordii isolate XIE 37 chromosome 13, ASM1340144v1, whole genome shotgun sequence contains these proteins:
- the LOC120013610 gene encoding protein VAC14 homolog — its product is MAEAHYVIPASVLRNLADKLYEKRKNAALEVEGIVKQLASAGDHEKISAVITLLTNDYTYSPQANHRKGGLIGLAAATVGLSSEAAQHLEQIVPPVLSSFSDQDSRVRYYACEALYNIAKVVRGDFIIFFNQIFDALCKLSADSDANVQSAAHLLDRLVKDIVTESDQFSIEEFIPLLRERMNVLNPYVRQFLVGWITVLDSVPDIDMLGFLPDFLDGLFNMLSDSSHEIRQQADSALSEFLQEIKNSPSVDYGRMAEILVQRAGSPDEFTRLTAITWINEFVKLGGDQLVPYYADILGAILPCISDKEEKIRVVARETNEELRAINADPAEGFDVGAILAIARRQLSSEWEATRSEALHWISTLLDRHRSEVLCFLNDIFDTLLKALSDPSDEVVLLVLEIHACIAKDTKLFRQLVVFLVHNFRVDNSLLEKRGALIIRRLCVLLNAERVYRELSTILEGESDLDFASIMVQALNLILLTSSELKELRDLLKQSLENAAGKDLFVSLYASWCHSPMAIISLCLLAQTYQHASAVIQSLGEEDINVKFLVQLDKLIRLLETPIFAYLRLQLLEPDRHIWLLKALYGLLMLLPQQSSAFRVLQNRLNTLPSFNSEQFRRASSGIAYSQILHHRSSGSQIEDGDINQDGNFNSQNGINFTSRLHQFEDMQRQHRMHVKTQMQCGNNSTSSSKEAQRQEEPRIPSTASELSNNSSRSSRRGPGQLQL